In a genomic window of Helianthus annuus cultivar XRQ/B chromosome 10, HanXRQr2.0-SUNRISE, whole genome shotgun sequence:
- the LOC110886216 gene encoding squamosa promoter-binding-like protein 4 produces MEWGWEVELDKSLVVSSDGNDGCYSFSGFLDEQEDGLKLGRQAYCREKCRDLSVKRSRGSYQSSILSRCQVEGCDLDLSSAKDYHRRHRICVDHTKSPKVVVAGMERRFCQQCSRLHDLSEFDDQKRSCRRRLSAHNARRRRPQLEDTKLSSTYRREPHMGFLMDRVSISSRNSKPQSSSSFKGGLSDISSSIHGTTPRRVNHDGLEAISSSTNAMEVHHSFSLEGASSWGFRGYEEPSSFDEFLHGHGISLTQAGMQLEMQSTHNTQIPPDFDCFCSN; encoded by the exons ATGGAGTGGGGGTGGGAGGTTGAACTTGATAAAAGTTTGGTGGTTTCTAGCGACGGAAATGATGGGTGTTATTCGTTTTCGGGGTTTTTGGATGAACAAGAAGATGGGTTGAAGCTTGGGCGACAGGCGTACTGTCGGGAAAAGTGTAGGGATTTGTCGGTGAAGAGATCTAGAGGTTCATACCAAAGTTCTATTTTGTCTCGGTGTCAGGTTGAAGGGTGTGATCTTGATCTTTCGTCGGCAAAAGATTACCACCGTCGGCATAGGATTTGTGTTGATCACACGAAAAGCCCGAAAGTTGTTGTTGCTGGGATGGAACGTAGGTTTTGTCAGCAATGTAGCAG GTTGCATGATCTTTCGGAATTTGACGATCAGAAACGTAGTTGTCGGAGACGCCTCTCCGCGCATAATGCTAGGAGACGTCGGCCACAGTTGGAGGACACAAAGCTCAGTTCAACAT ATCGAAGAGAACCACATATGGGTTTTCTGATGGACCGGGTTTCCATATCGTCGCGGAATTCAAAACCACAAAGCTCTTCAAGTTTCAAAGGTGGTTTGTCGGACATTTCCTCGTCTATCCATGGAACTACACCTAGAAGGGTTAATCATGATG gTCTAGAAGCAATTTCTAGCTCAACTAATGCGATGGAAGTTCATCATTCATTCTCCCTTGAAGGCGCGAGTTCATGGGGTTTTAGAGGTTATGAAGAACCCTCGTCCTTCGATGAGTTCTTACATGGACACGGCATTAGCTTGACACAGGCTGGGATGCAACTCGAGATGCAAAGTACCCATAACACTCAAATACCACCTGATTTCGACTGCTTTTGTTCTAATTAA